A single region of the Microthrixaceae bacterium genome encodes:
- a CDS encoding DUF3375 domain-containing protein — MDFDEIEHLKARHGAWSLLRADNVALVLSFLSRVFLDANQANLPASKVLSELDDELYALNQRIGESRFPKSAKAYLDDWSASERGWLRRHVPAGADEPHYDLTPSVERAVAWVEGLRSRSFVGTESRLGIVVELLRQLIYGAAEDSSERLADLRRRRDEIDATIAQLEAGELGVDDPVVQRDRYQQFSRTARELLGDFREVEENFRELDRDLRAKIAGWTGSKGELLDDVVSTRSGIADSDQGRSFAAFYDLLLSGERQQELADLLARLRDLDDIPEFDPRLERIQRDWLDASERTQATIRQLSEQLRRFLDDQVWLENRRVFDLLRSIEANALAVRDVAVVDVHTEVDDTRVSLRLPMERPLYQKVRTTSLQNSTIEIGTGDVDSKLLADHPFIDTVLLTQRVLASLGAGEQVGLNQVIDETPLDEGLAEVIAYLTLADESLDVDISEQDRTELSWTESTWPHGVAPDADDVEDAEDVEDVDEVVLRVLDLPAVTFKRTPGGPS, encoded by the coding sequence GTGGATTTCGACGAGATCGAACACCTGAAGGCCAGACATGGCGCGTGGTCGCTGCTGCGCGCCGACAACGTCGCGCTGGTGCTCAGTTTCTTGAGCCGGGTCTTTCTCGACGCCAACCAGGCCAACCTCCCGGCATCGAAGGTGCTGAGCGAACTCGACGACGAGCTCTATGCGCTCAACCAGCGGATTGGTGAAAGCCGGTTTCCGAAATCGGCCAAGGCCTACCTCGACGATTGGTCCGCCTCCGAACGGGGTTGGTTGCGCCGCCACGTTCCCGCCGGTGCCGACGAACCCCACTATGACCTCACCCCGTCGGTGGAAAGGGCGGTCGCGTGGGTCGAAGGCCTCCGATCTCGCAGCTTCGTCGGAACCGAGTCGCGCCTTGGCATCGTCGTCGAGCTCTTGCGTCAGCTGATCTATGGAGCCGCGGAGGACTCGTCTGAACGTCTCGCGGATCTGCGACGGCGCCGCGATGAGATCGATGCCACGATCGCCCAGCTCGAGGCGGGAGAACTCGGCGTGGACGACCCGGTGGTTCAGCGTGACCGTTATCAGCAGTTCTCCCGCACGGCCCGCGAACTGCTCGGCGATTTTCGCGAGGTCGAGGAGAACTTCCGGGAACTCGACCGAGACCTTCGGGCCAAGATTGCCGGATGGACCGGGTCGAAAGGCGAATTGCTCGACGATGTCGTGTCGACGCGCAGCGGTATCGCCGACTCAGATCAAGGCCGGAGTTTCGCGGCGTTCTACGACCTGTTGCTGTCGGGGGAACGTCAACAGGAGTTGGCCGATCTGTTGGCTCGGCTTCGCGACCTCGACGACATTCCCGAGTTCGACCCCAGGCTGGAACGGATTCAGCGTGATTGGCTCGATGCGAGCGAGCGAACTCAGGCCACGATCCGCCAGCTTTCCGAGCAACTCCGACGGTTTCTCGACGACCAGGTCTGGTTGGAGAACCGCCGGGTGTTCGACCTGCTCCGTTCGATCGAAGCCAACGCTCTCGCGGTGCGAGATGTTGCTGTGGTCGATGTCCACACCGAGGTCGACGACACCAGGGTCTCGCTGCGCCTCCCGATGGAGCGTCCCCTCTACCAGAAGGTGCGAACCACGTCGCTGCAGAACTCGACGATCGAAATCGGCACTGGCGATGTCGATTCCAAGCTGCTCGCAGATCATCCGTTCATCGACACCGTGTTGCTCACCCAGCGGGTGCTCGCCAGCCTCGGCGCGGGCGAGCAGGTTGGTTTGAACCAGGTGATCGACGAAACGCCGCTCGACGAGGGACTCGCCGAGGTCATCGCGTACCTGACCCTCGCCGACGAGTCGCTTGACGTCGACATCTCCGAACAGGATCGCACCGAGCTCAGCTGGACCGAGTCCACGTGGCCCCATGGGGTCGCGCCCGACGCCGACGACGTCGAGGATGCCGAGGATGTCGAGGATGTCGACGAGGTAGTCCTGCGCGTCCTCGATCTTCCCGCTGTCACCTTCAAACGAACCCCGGGAGGCCCGTCGTGA
- a CDS encoding DUF2220 family protein codes for MVATLNARWQRGRYLREALLGEPFEPVRVSLGGPKAADLSQHFSEVIDWADAVHSAAAPHGRVETRTMKTRSIGENEIPVAVWFDSIDQLIAALGVRRELQQAEQLVAATGAALGDEAARWVAQHPHPALGSQPWWPGIIAVTQWIAATDVSGLDLRHVDVGGAGAQYGIDTKFITAHGAIIGSLLDVVLPPERVNPIESEFVARYGFRRPPRYVRFRLLDEVEELPDGISELTLRTDELAAMPLSVEQVFIVENQATYLAFPPVPRSIVIFGGGFGATQLGDIAWLAERRVLYWGDLDLAGFAILDAVRQRVGNVESMLMDRATLSSHLAHVVNDAKAKPAMLTHLTAEESATYRDLVEDRYGASLRLEQERIRFSHVRAALSELRRGDID; via the coding sequence GTGGTCGCAACCCTGAACGCCCGGTGGCAGCGTGGCCGGTACCTCCGTGAAGCGCTGCTGGGCGAACCCTTTGAGCCGGTGAGGGTTTCGCTCGGCGGTCCGAAGGCAGCCGACCTGTCTCAGCATTTCAGTGAGGTCATCGATTGGGCCGATGCGGTGCATTCGGCGGCCGCGCCTCACGGCCGGGTCGAGACTCGAACGATGAAGACCCGATCGATCGGGGAGAACGAGATTCCGGTCGCCGTGTGGTTCGATTCGATCGACCAACTCATTGCCGCGCTCGGCGTGCGTCGCGAACTGCAACAGGCCGAGCAGTTGGTGGCGGCGACCGGAGCGGCGCTCGGCGACGAGGCGGCGCGGTGGGTCGCTCAACACCCACACCCGGCACTCGGATCGCAACCGTGGTGGCCGGGAATCATCGCGGTCACTCAGTGGATCGCGGCGACCGATGTCTCGGGGCTCGACCTGCGCCATGTCGATGTCGGGGGAGCGGGAGCGCAATACGGGATCGACACCAAGTTCATCACCGCCCACGGTGCGATCATCGGGTCGTTGCTCGATGTGGTGTTGCCCCCCGAACGGGTCAACCCCATCGAATCCGAGTTCGTTGCGCGGTACGGATTTCGTCGGCCACCTCGCTACGTGAGGTTTCGGTTGCTCGACGAGGTCGAGGAACTGCCGGATGGAATCAGCGAGCTCACCTTGCGAACCGACGAACTCGCGGCGATGCCGCTGTCGGTGGAGCAGGTCTTCATCGTCGAGAACCAGGCGACGTACCTCGCGTTTCCCCCGGTCCCACGGTCGATCGTCATCTTCGGCGGAGGCTTTGGGGCAACCCAACTCGGCGATATCGCCTGGCTGGCCGAACGACGGGTGCTCTACTGGGGGGACCTCGACCTCGCGGGTTTCGCCATCCTGGACGCCGTTCGCCAGCGGGTCGGCAACGTCGAGTCCATGTTGATGGATCGCGCCACACTCAGCTCGCATCTTGCCCATGTGGTGAACGACGCGAAGGCAAAGCCAGCCATGCTCACCCACCTCACCGCGGAGGAGTCGGCGACCTACCGTGATCTGGTGGAGGACCGCTATGGCGCATCGCTGCGGCTTGAACAGGAGCGGATCCGGTTCTCCCACGTGAGGGCAGCGCTCAGCGAGCTACGGCGCGGCGACATCGACTAG
- a CDS encoding DUF4194 domain-containing protein — protein sequence MTTRSPGESSRSGQATHSAHLAPDDLSLVAIALMRGPITREHDQKLWPALIKIEHRVADYVGVLGLRLVLDESDGYAFLRSAREDEVEGEFPRLVNRHRLPFQVSLLIALLRKRLAEFDATSSDARLMLTRDQITDLMRTYIPDSSDDVKLRRKVDEHIASVEKLGFLKKLRSDYDAYEVRRIIRAFVDGQWLADFDRRLAEYVEQAGLADQEAP from the coding sequence GTGACGACCCGAAGCCCAGGCGAATCGAGCCGAAGCGGCCAGGCCACCCACAGCGCGCACCTCGCCCCCGACGATCTCTCGCTCGTCGCCATCGCGCTGATGCGAGGCCCGATCACCCGCGAGCACGACCAGAAGCTGTGGCCGGCCCTGATCAAGATCGAACACCGGGTCGCCGACTATGTCGGGGTGCTCGGACTGCGGCTCGTGCTCGACGAATCCGACGGTTATGCGTTCCTCCGCAGCGCCCGAGAAGACGAAGTCGAGGGCGAATTTCCTCGACTCGTCAACCGGCATCGCCTGCCCTTTCAGGTGAGTCTTCTGATCGCGTTGCTTCGCAAGCGACTCGCTGAGTTCGACGCCACGAGTTCGGACGCCCGGCTGATGTTGACCCGCGACCAGATCACCGACCTGATGCGTACCTACATCCCTGACAGCTCCGACGACGTCAAGTTGCGCCGCAAGGTCGATGAGCACATCGCGTCGGTCGAGAAGCTGGGATTCCTCAAGAAGCTCCGCAGCGACTACGACGCGTACGAGGTGCGTCGCATCATCCGTGCGTTCGTCGACGGGCAGTGGCTTGCGGACTTCGATCGTCGCTTGGCGGAGTACGTCGAACAGGCCGGCCTGGCCGATCAGGAGGCGCCATGA
- a CDS encoding [protein-PII] uridylyltransferase yields the protein MKVETELAALLQRSDLLGRAFTTDYTAVVERWLCSLYEDLVGLGDGVALVATGGQGRGELSPFSDLDLLLLHDGSLDGSTAQSLWYPLWDAKMKVGHAVRTPAETLQLAATDLATATGLLSARHLAGDASLTAALVEAHLVEWKRRAKRAFGELVDTTTRRHADASSVANALEPDLKEGRGGLRDVHLLSWIEAADQGLDIASADDLAEDYDLVLAVRVELHRLSNRPGDVIRLDDQAEVASRLGFADAMELMSELAGSARRIAWAADDACSRLQGWLRPSSRLRPRRSPSLEGPYELDGGFVVVAPDAPSSVDAIEPLLVALAAARHGARIHRGALERISTAAAAEEPWPDELRRRFVELLACGPAAIEAIESLDLVDSWVALIPEWAPLRCRSQRNAYHRFAVDRHSWECVAMAADFFDRVDRGDLLLLAALFHDIGKGYPGDHSVVGVQVARPALRRMGLSEADVRTVEVLIEHHLLLADVATRRDLDDPLTILSVAARVETVQRLGLLEALTTADSLATGSTAWSPWKAGLVAELVRKVGHVLGGGAVEDVTGAATLSADRRRLIEGRDPNAEPVVEADGNRVTIVCIDRPGVFSRITGVLALNGLDVLEATVQSDDGWAVEEFVVESTFASEIPWAKVARDIDRALRSRFALEARLAERRRSYRRAVRTVGTLEPKVRVVRGEASDGATVVEVIGRDRIGLLHQLTRVLSDLDVDIVRAKIATLGGDVVDTFYVRGRDDLPIDDDDLVEIKSALLFELRRPDA from the coding sequence ATGAAGGTGGAAACCGAACTCGCCGCCCTGCTTCAACGCAGCGACCTGTTGGGCCGGGCCTTTACGACCGACTACACCGCCGTCGTCGAACGATGGCTGTGCTCGCTCTACGAAGATCTGGTCGGTCTCGGCGATGGGGTGGCGCTCGTCGCGACCGGCGGGCAAGGGCGCGGGGAGCTGTCGCCGTTCAGCGACCTCGACCTGCTGTTGTTACACGATGGTTCGCTCGACGGCTCCACCGCTCAGTCGCTGTGGTATCCGCTGTGGGACGCGAAGATGAAGGTCGGACATGCGGTGCGGACCCCGGCGGAAACCCTGCAACTCGCCGCGACCGACCTGGCGACGGCTACCGGGCTGTTGAGTGCGCGCCATCTCGCGGGCGACGCGTCATTGACCGCGGCGCTCGTCGAGGCCCACCTCGTCGAGTGGAAGCGTCGCGCCAAACGGGCCTTCGGGGAGCTCGTCGACACGACCACTCGTCGTCACGCTGATGCGAGCAGTGTCGCCAACGCGCTCGAACCGGACTTGAAGGAGGGTCGGGGCGGCCTGCGCGACGTCCACCTGCTGAGCTGGATCGAGGCTGCGGACCAGGGCCTGGACATCGCCTCGGCCGACGACCTGGCCGAGGACTACGACCTGGTGTTGGCGGTACGCGTCGAACTGCACCGTCTGAGCAACCGGCCCGGCGACGTGATCCGGCTCGACGATCAGGCGGAGGTTGCGTCGCGCCTTGGGTTCGCCGACGCGATGGAGTTGATGTCGGAGCTTGCGGGCAGTGCCCGCCGCATCGCATGGGCGGCCGATGACGCCTGCAGTCGCCTGCAAGGCTGGCTGCGCCCCAGCTCGAGGCTCCGACCGCGGCGATCACCGTCGCTGGAGGGCCCCTACGAGCTCGATGGTGGGTTCGTGGTCGTGGCGCCGGACGCGCCGAGCAGCGTCGATGCCATCGAACCACTGCTCGTCGCGCTTGCAGCGGCGCGACACGGCGCCAGAATCCACCGCGGAGCTCTCGAGCGGATCAGTACGGCGGCCGCAGCCGAGGAGCCGTGGCCGGATGAGCTGCGGCGGCGGTTCGTCGAGTTGTTGGCGTGCGGACCAGCAGCGATCGAGGCGATCGAGTCGCTCGACCTCGTCGACAGTTGGGTTGCGCTGATCCCCGAGTGGGCACCGTTGCGATGTCGATCGCAGCGAAACGCCTATCACCGGTTCGCGGTCGATCGGCATTCGTGGGAATGCGTCGCCATGGCCGCGGACTTCTTCGATCGGGTCGATCGCGGTGACCTGCTGTTGTTGGCGGCGCTCTTTCACGACATTGGCAAGGGGTACCCGGGCGATCACAGCGTCGTCGGGGTGCAGGTTGCCAGACCGGCCTTGCGTCGCATGGGGCTCTCCGAAGCCGACGTGCGAACCGTCGAGGTGCTGATCGAACATCACCTGCTGCTCGCGGACGTCGCGACGCGTCGAGACCTCGATGATCCGCTGACGATTCTGTCCGTCGCCGCGCGAGTCGAGACGGTGCAACGCCTCGGCCTCCTCGAAGCCCTGACCACCGCGGACTCGTTGGCGACCGGATCCACCGCCTGGAGCCCGTGGAAGGCCGGTCTCGTCGCCGAGCTGGTGCGAAAGGTCGGTCACGTGCTCGGCGGGGGCGCAGTCGAGGACGTGACCGGAGCGGCGACGCTGAGCGCCGATCGGCGGCGCCTCATCGAAGGGCGCGACCCGAACGCCGAGCCGGTGGTCGAGGCGGACGGGAATCGGGTCACCATCGTGTGCATCGACCGTCCCGGAGTGTTCAGCCGCATCACCGGGGTGCTCGCGCTCAACGGACTGGATGTTCTCGAGGCGACGGTGCAGTCCGACGACGGCTGGGCCGTCGAGGAGTTTGTCGTCGAGTCGACATTCGCTTCGGAGATTCCGTGGGCGAAGGTTGCCCGCGACATCGACCGGGCGTTGCGCTCGAGATTCGCACTCGAGGCGCGCCTAGCAGAACGCCGACGCAGCTACCGCCGTGCCGTTCGAACCGTTGGGACCCTGGAGCCGAAGGTCCGTGTCGTGCGAGGGGAGGCGTCGGATGGCGCCACCGTGGTCGAGGTCATCGGGCGGGACCGAATCGGTCTCCTGCACCAGCTGACGCGCGTGCTGTCGGATCTCGATGTCGACATCGTCCGAGCCAAGATCGCCACCCTCGGCGGCGATGTGGTCGACACGTTCTATGTCCGCGGTCGCGACGACCTGCCCATCGACGACGATGACCTCGTCGAGATCAAGTCGGCGCTGCTGTTCGAACTGCGTCGCCCCGATGCCTGA